A genomic window from Oceanobacillus timonensis includes:
- a CDS encoding ATP-binding cassette domain-containing protein, which yields MIKLIDVEKRYGRKTVLNGITFEADKGQITCLIGINGAGKTSILQSIMGLTPYQKGEITIDGEKLSPKIMEKITYIPDTMTLLPKMRIRDAFQFMKDFYQNWNEERAKEILDFFKLKEEERISQLSKGNTAKVNLLMGLAMDADYILMDEPFSGIDIFSREQITDVFSSHLVEDRGVIITTHEIGDIEHLIDKAVLLTDGVVKKEFMTEQIREEEGKSVIDVMREVYQG from the coding sequence ATGATTAAATTGATAGATGTAGAAAAACGATATGGAAGAAAAACCGTTTTAAATGGGATTACTTTTGAGGCAGATAAGGGTCAGATTACTTGCTTAATTGGAATCAATGGGGCGGGAAAAACATCCATTCTGCAATCGATTATGGGATTAACTCCTTATCAAAAAGGAGAGATAACCATTGATGGTGAAAAATTGTCTCCAAAAATAATGGAAAAAATAACTTATATTCCCGATACAATGACGCTTTTGCCTAAAATGCGGATAAGGGATGCTTTTCAATTTATGAAAGATTTTTATCAAAACTGGAATGAGGAACGGGCAAAAGAAATTTTAGACTTTTTTAAGTTGAAAGAAGAGGAACGTATTTCCCAATTATCTAAAGGAAATACAGCAAAAGTCAATTTATTGATGGGATTGGCGATGGATGCAGATTATATCTTAATGGATGAGCCTTTCTCCGGCATTGATATCTTTAGCAGGGAACAGATTACCGATGTGTTTTCCAGTCACCTGGTAGAAGATCGCGGCGTTATTATCACAACACATGAAATTGGGGATATTGAGCATTTAATTGATAAAGCAGTGTTATTAACGGACGGTGTGGTAAAAAAAGAATTTATGACAGAACAAATAAGAGAGGAAGAAGGGAAATCTGTTATTGACGTGATGAGGGAGGTATATCAGGGATGA
- the ald gene encoding alanine dehydrogenase, giving the protein MIIGVPKEIKNNENRVAMAPSGVVHLVQSGQTVLIEKEAGLGSGFTDEEYKQAGAEIITETKSVWDRSDMIMKVKEPLESEYTYFREGLVLFTYLHLAADARLTEELVAKGVTAIAYETIAVGNSLPLLTPMSEVAGRMATQLGTQYLEKSKGGKGILLGGIPGVKRGKITIIGGGVVGTNAAHVAIGLGADVTIIDLNPQRLRELEEVFGSNIQTLMSNPLNIEEAVKTSDVVIGSVLIPGRKAPKLVTEEMVQAMQPGSVIVDVAIDQGGNFETVDHPTTHEDPIYVKHDVLHYAVANIPGAVPRTATVGLTNVTVPYAVNIAKQGVEKAIQNSAPIASGVNVMHGHVTNEAVANDLNYDYVAVENVLK; this is encoded by the coding sequence ATGATTATTGGGGTTCCTAAAGAAATAAAGAATAATGAAAACCGTGTCGCTATGGCTCCCTCCGGAGTCGTTCATCTAGTGCAATCCGGGCAGACCGTTCTGATTGAAAAAGAAGCAGGTCTGGGAAGCGGCTTTACAGATGAAGAATACAAACAGGCAGGCGCAGAAATAATCACGGAGACGAAGAGCGTTTGGGACCGCTCTGATATGATTATGAAGGTAAAAGAACCGCTCGAATCAGAGTATACCTATTTCCGGGAAGGTTTAGTATTATTCACTTATCTTCATTTAGCTGCTGATGCGAGATTAACAGAAGAACTGGTCGCAAAAGGCGTCACTGCCATCGCTTATGAAACCATTGCTGTGGGGAACTCTCTCCCGCTCTTAACACCAATGAGCGAAGTAGCTGGACGCATGGCAACACAGCTCGGCACACAATATTTAGAGAAATCCAAAGGCGGAAAAGGCATTCTGCTCGGTGGGATTCCTGGTGTCAAACGGGGGAAAATAACGATTATCGGCGGCGGCGTCGTTGGTACAAACGCTGCACACGTAGCAATTGGGCTAGGAGCGGATGTAACCATTATCGATTTGAACCCGCAGCGCCTTCGTGAATTAGAAGAAGTGTTTGGGTCCAATATTCAAACATTAATGTCTAATCCATTAAATATTGAAGAAGCCGTTAAAACCTCTGATGTTGTTATTGGTTCGGTATTAATTCCCGGCAGAAAAGCGCCAAAACTTGTTACAGAAGAAATGGTTCAAGCAATGCAGCCAGGAAGTGTGATTGTGGATGTTGCGATTGACCAGGGAGGAAACTTTGAAACAGTAGATCACCCTACAACGCATGAAGATCCGATTTATGTGAAGCATGATGTCCTTCATTATGCTGTTGCTAATATCCCCGGCGCTGTTCCGCGTACTGCAACAGTCGGGCTGACGAATGTTACCGTTCCATATGCAGTGAATATTGCAAAACAAGGTGTAGAGAAAGCTATTCAAAATAGCGCACCAATTGCCAGTGGTGTGAATGTGATGCATGGACACGTAACAAATGAAGCAGTTGCCAATGATTTAAACTATGACTATGTTGCTGTTGAAAATGTTTTAAAATAA
- a CDS encoding YueI family protein yields the protein MDKKNVDDYLQEGMYGTRLPKESERKIYLGTLRERVAFVLTIGEVMSNKGLDELERQLNQHKKAKLLLNGNISYRFLKEEKALADHLSIPHTTVSNQENDTEIGLVLTYPYAVDIEHIYLDDIVQATVKQKEEKDPEDNSKGIVAKLKNLFH from the coding sequence ATGGACAAAAAGAATGTAGATGATTACCTGCAAGAGGGAATGTATGGAACACGGCTGCCAAAAGAAAGTGAACGAAAAATATATCTTGGTACGTTACGTGAACGTGTTGCCTTTGTTTTAACCATTGGTGAAGTGATGTCTAATAAAGGACTTGATGAATTAGAGCGTCAGTTAAACCAACATAAAAAGGCAAAACTTCTTTTAAACGGGAATATTTCCTATCGCTTTTTAAAAGAAGAAAAAGCACTTGCCGATCACCTATCGATTCCCCACACAACCGTAAGCAATCAGGAAAATGATACGGAAATCGGCTTGGTACTCACCTATCCCTACGCTGTAGATATAGAGCATATTTATCTTGACGATATAGTACAAGCAACAGTAAAACAGAAAGAGGAAAAAGATCCTGAAGATAATTCAAAAGGAATTGTCGCTAAACTGAAAAATCTGTTTCACTAA
- a CDS encoding PucR family transcriptional regulator yields the protein MDSSQTQKNKMAILQQPFSNLDDLADTISEVLACPVTIEDANHYVLAYSKHTENIDEARIGTIMNRKVPDKVINGLWKNGAMPKLIDSDQPVVIPEIHDIGLGNRIAISIWKKNEILGFIWAHTGIKEYAANDLEILKEAARQVKKYILQKLPDRRNTEKAYKDFFWQLLTADFVSNHTVQSYEKQFNIKLRDGLAIVIFHFEDNITPQIEKHASYLSETMTQVNTIFRLFDDQDLILLIRLWKKDDTSDKIYQFIEHFQEKISTQLQLTSLHGAASQIYDSAKDMTLAYEEALQSLSLQKQFPAELASCFLYEDLGIFQWVDMLKEQRQKRHHTNKYIHQLQQYDKRQQSHLLYTLEKYLENDSNVHRTAKDLFIHPNTMNYRLKRIQEISHLDLKNPHQKIAVYLELLADKLTL from the coding sequence ATGGATTCTTCGCAAACGCAAAAGAATAAAATGGCAATACTGCAACAGCCCTTTTCTAATTTAGACGATCTTGCTGATACCATCAGCGAGGTATTAGCATGCCCTGTCACTATTGAAGACGCGAATCATTATGTTCTGGCCTACAGCAAACATACGGAAAATATTGATGAAGCAAGAATAGGCACAATTATGAACCGGAAAGTCCCTGATAAAGTCATCAATGGACTATGGAAAAACGGTGCAATGCCAAAATTAATTGATAGTGATCAGCCTGTTGTTATCCCTGAAATTCATGATATCGGACTCGGGAATCGAATCGCTATTTCTATCTGGAAAAAGAACGAAATATTAGGTTTCATTTGGGCACATACTGGAATCAAAGAATATGCTGCAAATGATTTAGAGATACTAAAGGAAGCGGCACGTCAAGTAAAAAAATATATCTTGCAAAAACTGCCTGATAGAAGGAATACAGAAAAAGCTTACAAAGACTTTTTCTGGCAACTGTTAACAGCAGATTTTGTCAGTAACCATACCGTCCAGTCTTATGAAAAACAATTTAATATCAAACTACGAGATGGTCTGGCGATCGTGATTTTTCATTTTGAAGATAATATAACACCACAAATTGAAAAGCATGCATCCTATCTTTCTGAAACAATGACGCAGGTCAATACGATTTTCCGCTTATTTGACGATCAGGATCTAATTTTATTAATCCGTTTATGGAAAAAGGACGATACATCGGATAAGATATATCAATTTATCGAACATTTCCAGGAAAAGATTAGCACACAGCTGCAGCTGACTTCTCTGCATGGAGCAGCAAGTCAAATTTATGATTCCGCAAAAGATATGACACTGGCTTATGAAGAAGCCCTTCAAAGCCTGTCATTACAAAAACAATTTCCTGCAGAACTGGCTTCTTGTTTTCTATATGAAGATTTAGGAATATTCCAATGGGTGGATATGTTGAAGGAACAACGCCAAAAGCGTCATCATACAAATAAATACATTCATCAGCTGCAGCAATATGATAAACGTCAGCAAAGTCATTTATTATACACGCTGGAAAAATATTTAGAGAATGATTCCAATGTACATCGTACAGCTAAGGATTTATTTATTCACCCGAATACCATGAATTACCGTTTAAAACGTATTCAGGAGATTAGTCATCTTGATTTAAAAAATCCCCATCAAAAAATAGCGGTTTATTTAGAATTATTAGCTGATAAATTGACGCTTTAA
- a CDS encoding type 1 glutamine amidotransferase domain-containing protein, translating to MRLQNQKVIALVDHDFEDLELWYPVHRLREEGAVVDLVGQAAKQKYIGKYGVPAESDYAFSEVNPEDYDAILVPGGWAPDKLRRFPEVIRFVQHMNDYHKPIGQICHAGWVLISANILEGKTVTSTPGIKDDMTNAGATWVNEPVVSDGHLVSSRRPPDLPDYLRELIKVMEAYQH from the coding sequence TTGCGTTTACAGAATCAAAAAGTTATCGCACTTGTCGATCATGATTTTGAAGATTTGGAGCTGTGGTACCCTGTTCATCGTTTGCGTGAAGAAGGTGCTGTGGTAGATTTAGTAGGCCAAGCTGCCAAACAAAAATATATTGGGAAATATGGTGTTCCTGCTGAATCAGATTATGCTTTTTCTGAAGTAAATCCGGAAGATTATGATGCCATTCTGGTTCCAGGCGGATGGGCTCCGGATAAATTGCGTCGTTTTCCTGAAGTTATCCGTTTTGTCCAGCATATGAATGACTATCATAAGCCTATCGGTCAAATTTGTCATGCCGGCTGGGTATTAATTTCTGCCAATATTTTAGAAGGCAAAACCGTAACCAGTACACCGGGAATTAAAGATGATATGACCAATGCCGGCGCAACATGGGTGAATGAGCCGGTTGTATCTGACGGACACCTCGTTTCCAGCAGAAGACCGCCTGATTTACCTGATTATCTGCGTGAATTAATTAAAGTGATGGAAGCCTATCAACATTAA
- a CDS encoding acetoacetate--CoA ligase, translating into MDTQEGTLLFEPSTTQVEHANITSYRTWLQEYKHIQTSDYHHLWKWSVEDIDTFWESIWEYFNIQSHQPYRTVRSGNQIIGTKWFPEATINYTEHVFRNKSLRSPAIIHTSENRKLQEISWEKLYQDTAALQKTLVKQGIQKGDRVACYAPNIYETIVAFLATASLGAIWSSASPDFGTQSVMDRFQQIEPKAMITVDGYTYNGKKFNRLEVVKELQSVLPSLQTTITIPYLDNEADFNDCVHPISWTDATSSDENLELTYTPVAFNDPIWILYSSGTTGKPKPIVHSQGGILLEHLKALHLHMNLSPGSRFFWFTTTGWMMWNFLVGGLLTGATIILYDGSPVYPDKRSLWRLAEQTKMNVLGTSASFITSSMNENLSPKKDFDLSHLQNISSTGSPLSPEGFAWCYTDVKEDIYVSSASGGTDVCTAFLLGSPTLPVYAGEIQCPGLGAKIESFDADGNALTNEIGELVLTAPFPSMPIYFWNDESGLRMYHSYFDTFSGVWCHGDYIKLTDRNTAVIYGRSDATINRGGIRIGTSEIYRVTDYVTAVEDSLIIDLPKGNGDSITPLFVVVKDGGELTEAIKQDIKQQLRTHCSPRHVPTHIYEVKELPQTLNGKKVEIPVKKILMGQNAATVINKGSLINPDSLDYFIELAKEI; encoded by the coding sequence ATGGACACACAAGAAGGTACGTTGCTATTTGAACCAAGTACAACGCAAGTAGAACATGCAAATATTACTTCTTACCGCACTTGGTTACAAGAATACAAACACATCCAGACAAGTGACTACCATCATTTATGGAAATGGTCTGTGGAGGATATCGATACATTCTGGGAATCTATTTGGGAATATTTTAACATCCAGTCGCACCAGCCTTATCGAACGGTGCGTTCCGGTAATCAAATCATTGGAACAAAATGGTTTCCTGAAGCCACCATTAATTACACAGAACATGTATTTCGAAATAAATCACTGCGCAGTCCAGCTATTATTCATACATCTGAAAATCGAAAGCTGCAGGAGATTTCCTGGGAAAAACTGTATCAGGATACGGCTGCACTTCAAAAAACATTGGTAAAGCAAGGTATTCAAAAAGGAGATAGAGTTGCCTGCTATGCACCAAATATCTATGAAACAATCGTTGCTTTTCTCGCAACAGCCAGTTTAGGAGCCATCTGGTCCAGCGCTTCCCCTGACTTTGGGACACAAAGTGTCATGGATCGCTTCCAGCAAATTGAGCCGAAAGCAATGATTACAGTAGATGGTTATACGTATAACGGGAAAAAGTTTAATAGATTGGAAGTTGTAAAGGAGCTGCAATCCGTGCTTCCTTCCCTACAAACGACTATCACCATCCCTTACTTAGATAACGAGGCAGATTTTAATGACTGTGTTCATCCTATTTCCTGGACAGATGCAACTTCGAGTGATGAAAATTTGGAGTTGACTTATACACCAGTGGCTTTTAATGACCCAATCTGGATACTATACTCTTCCGGCACAACTGGAAAACCGAAACCTATCGTACACAGCCAGGGAGGGATTTTATTAGAACACTTAAAAGCTCTGCATCTGCATATGAACTTAAGCCCGGGCTCACGGTTCTTCTGGTTTACTACAACTGGCTGGATGATGTGGAATTTCCTAGTCGGCGGATTGCTGACAGGAGCTACAATTATCCTCTATGACGGCAGCCCGGTTTATCCCGACAAACGCTCGTTGTGGCGGCTTGCCGAACAGACAAAAATGAATGTTCTTGGCACCAGTGCCAGCTTTATCACATCTTCCATGAATGAAAACCTGTCGCCGAAAAAGGATTTTGATTTATCCCATTTACAAAATATCAGTTCAACCGGCTCTCCACTTTCTCCAGAAGGGTTTGCCTGGTGCTATACCGATGTAAAAGAGGATATTTATGTTTCTTCCGCAAGCGGAGGTACTGACGTATGTACTGCTTTCTTACTGGGATCTCCTACTCTCCCGGTCTATGCAGGAGAAATTCAGTGCCCTGGACTGGGAGCAAAAATAGAAAGCTTTGATGCGGATGGCAATGCGTTAACCAATGAAATCGGTGAGCTTGTCTTAACCGCTCCATTTCCAAGTATGCCGATTTATTTCTGGAATGATGAATCCGGGTTACGGATGTATCATAGTTATTTTGACACCTTTTCCGGCGTATGGTGTCATGGAGATTATATCAAACTAACTGATAGAAATACGGCTGTTATTTATGGAAGATCGGATGCGACGATTAATCGGGGCGGAATCCGCATTGGGACGAGTGAAATTTACCGTGTGACAGATTATGTTACAGCTGTTGAAGATAGTCTGATTATTGATTTACCAAAAGGAAATGGCGATTCGATTACGCCGTTATTTGTTGTTGTCAAAGACGGAGGGGAATTGACAGAGGCAATCAAACAGGATATCAAACAGCAGCTGCGGACCCATTGTTCACCAAGGCATGTGCCGACGCATATTTATGAGGTTAAAGAACTTCCGCAAACCTTAAATGGAAAGAAAGTTGAAATTCCTGTTAAAAAGATTCTGATGGGGCAGAACGCTGCCACTGTGATTAACAAAGGTTCGCTAATTAATCCGGATAGCTTGGATTACTTTATTGAGTTAGCTAAGGAAATCTAA
- a CDS encoding conserved virulence factor C family protein produces the protein MKIMSIEPTPSPHSMKINVNETLPPDETYNYNIKDDLSQAPKYVQELFALGGVKNIYRVIDFIALGRNPKTPWEELLPQVRRVLGADEAFDQTEEISHAGEAPSDTFGEVHVFIQMFLGIPMQVKLQEGETEERFGLPERFSNAVMEASPASENVLMDRKWEEQHPRYGNLDEIGHDVVEELKASYDQHRLDTLVKMALQTDGSTGNVTNYYQHVPIEKLDNPDWRERYAALDRLDPTLEDLALLEKAIHDEKTSIRRLATAYLGMLEDKAALPLLYEVLADKAVNVRRTAGDCISDLGFTEAIPNMIETLKDKSRIVRWRGAMYLYEVGDESAISALKAAADDEPEFEVRMQMKIALERIEGGEQAKGSVWHQMTQAAKSK, from the coding sequence ATGAAAATTATGTCCATTGAACCAACACCTAGTCCACATTCGATGAAAATCAATGTAAATGAGACGCTACCTCCGGATGAGACGTATAATTACAACATCAAAGATGATTTATCCCAAGCTCCGAAATATGTCCAGGAGCTGTTCGCATTAGGTGGGGTTAAAAATATTTACCGTGTCATCGATTTTATTGCGTTGGGACGAAACCCTAAGACACCCTGGGAAGAACTTCTGCCACAAGTTCGCCGTGTGTTGGGAGCAGATGAGGCTTTTGATCAGACGGAAGAAATATCTCATGCTGGTGAAGCTCCTTCTGACACATTTGGGGAAGTCCATGTTTTTATTCAGATGTTTTTAGGTATCCCTATGCAAGTAAAATTGCAAGAAGGAGAGACAGAAGAACGCTTTGGACTGCCAGAACGTTTTTCCAATGCGGTAATGGAAGCTTCCCCCGCATCTGAAAATGTCCTTATGGACCGAAAATGGGAAGAACAGCACCCGCGCTATGGAAATCTGGATGAAATCGGACATGATGTTGTAGAAGAATTAAAAGCAAGTTATGATCAGCATCGATTGGATACACTTGTAAAAATGGCTTTGCAAACGGACGGAAGTACAGGCAACGTAACGAACTACTATCAACATGTGCCGATAGAAAAACTGGATAATCCGGATTGGCGTGAACGTTATGCTGCACTGGATCGTCTGGATCCAACATTGGAGGACCTTGCCCTTTTGGAAAAGGCCATCCACGATGAAAAAACGTCGATTCGCCGATTAGCAACTGCATATTTAGGCATGCTGGAAGATAAAGCTGCCTTGCCATTATTATATGAAGTATTAGCTGATAAAGCCGTGAATGTCAGAAGAACTGCCGGCGACTGTATCTCCGACTTGGGCTTTACAGAAGCGATTCCAAACATGATAGAAACATTAAAGGACAAAAGCCGGATTGTCCGTTGGCGCGGAGCTATGTATTTATATGAAGTTGGAGATGAATCTGCCATTTCTGCTCTGAAAGCAGCTGCAGACGATGAACCCGAGTTTGAGGTCCGTATGCAAATGAAAATAGCGCTCGAACGTATTGAGGGCGGAGAGCAGGCAAAAGGTTCTGTCTGGCATCAAATGACACAGGCAGCAAAATCAAAATAA
- a CDS encoding MBL fold metallo-hydrolase codes for MHARKTMKLHHGISLIDGFDFGVSGRTGAYIIESEELTIVETGPSPSIPYIKNGLEKMGYTLADVQHIIVTHVHLDHAGGAGRLLEICPNATLYVHPRGKRHLIEPKKLAAGARAIYGERFSELYDPIIPVDEDRIVEKTEGDTLQISDERILEFWDTPGHAKHHLAIYDPLSNGMFTGDTAGIQYEQLSPHGVDFFLPTTSPNHFDPEAMKASIQRFRDKQLDYIYFGHFGETDLVEEALNQVESWLDLFVKEGEAAFAEGQEYDEIAKRLLKHVQSELREQGIDDAHEVYQMINVDLQLDALGMVDYLQKK; via the coding sequence TTGCATGCTAGAAAAACGATGAAGCTTCATCATGGTATTTCACTTATTGACGGTTTTGATTTTGGTGTGAGCGGCAGAACAGGGGCTTATATTATCGAATCGGAAGAACTTACCATTGTGGAAACAGGACCGAGTCCTTCTATACCTTATATCAAAAATGGGCTGGAAAAGATGGGATATACATTAGCAGATGTGCAACATATTATCGTGACACATGTCCATTTAGATCACGCCGGTGGAGCAGGACGTTTATTAGAAATTTGCCCGAATGCTACGTTATACGTTCACCCAAGAGGGAAGAGGCATCTTATTGAACCTAAAAAATTGGCAGCTGGCGCACGGGCAATTTACGGAGAACGTTTTTCGGAATTATATGATCCAATTATACCAGTGGATGAAGATAGAATCGTAGAGAAAACAGAAGGCGATACATTGCAAATTTCCGATGAACGGATCTTGGAATTTTGGGATACGCCGGGGCATGCCAAACATCATCTGGCAATCTATGATCCGTTAAGTAACGGTATGTTTACCGGAGACACAGCCGGCATTCAATATGAGCAGTTATCTCCGCATGGGGTGGACTTCTTTTTACCGACAACTTCTCCGAACCATTTTGATCCAGAGGCCATGAAAGCGTCCATACAGAGATTTCGAGATAAACAATTGGATTATATTTATTTTGGACACTTTGGGGAAACGGATTTAGTAGAAGAAGCCCTGAACCAGGTCGAATCATGGTTAGATCTCTTTGTGAAAGAAGGAGAAGCTGCCTTTGCAGAAGGGCAAGAGTATGATGAGATAGCAAAGCGTTTATTGAAACATGTTCAGTCAGAACTCCGTGAGCAGGGAATTGACGATGCGCATGAAGTGTATCAAATGATTAACGTAGATTTACAGTTAGATGCACTTGGTATGGTGGATTATTTACAAAAGAAATGA
- a CDS encoding YkvI family membrane protein, with translation MMRIFVIASAFIGVIVGAGFASGQEVLQYFTSFGAWGILAALVSTVLFAYVGMMLVWLGSRAQTTSYNKVIYKISDFKIIEKIFRFNLIGVIIDAVLVFTLFGVGVVMLAGAGANLEQQFGLPGVTGAVLMTILVLLTGMLKVNKVVGVISSITPFLLIFVVIISVYSFITMDGSFSSLDSTARSHGPFFPNWFVAGLNYATFNTSVGAAMALVMGSAEKDRKTALIGGLAGGLGLGAIIILSYYAIFAKIEEVGHFEMPMLGIVNNISPILGTIMAIVLFGMIFNTAISMFFAFVTRFAEQGTKKFNIILAAALVAGFILSFVGFTDLVSKFYSLIGYMGLVLIVVLIITPFRMKHIRFDDK, from the coding sequence TTGATGAGAATCTTCGTTATTGCAAGCGCATTCATCGGGGTGATTGTTGGTGCGGGATTTGCTTCCGGTCAGGAAGTACTACAGTATTTTACCAGCTTTGGAGCATGGGGGATTTTAGCTGCACTGGTTTCAACTGTTCTTTTCGCATATGTAGGGATGATGCTGGTCTGGCTGGGGAGCAGAGCGCAAACAACATCCTATAATAAAGTGATTTATAAGATAAGTGATTTTAAAATCATTGAAAAGATTTTCCGTTTTAATCTTATTGGGGTTATCATCGATGCCGTACTGGTCTTTACGCTATTTGGCGTAGGGGTCGTGATGCTTGCTGGCGCGGGAGCGAACCTGGAGCAACAGTTTGGTCTGCCTGGTGTAACAGGTGCTGTTTTAATGACCATATTGGTTCTCTTAACAGGTATGTTGAAAGTAAATAAAGTGGTTGGAGTGATTAGCAGTATTACGCCTTTCTTGCTTATCTTTGTTGTTATCATTTCTGTTTACAGCTTTATCACGATGGACGGTTCTTTTTCATCACTGGATAGTACAGCAAGAAGCCATGGACCTTTTTTTCCGAACTGGTTTGTAGCTGGCCTGAACTACGCAACGTTTAATACATCGGTTGGGGCGGCAATGGCTCTTGTGATGGGAAGTGCAGAAAAGGATAGAAAAACAGCTTTAATCGGCGGACTAGCTGGCGGATTAGGACTGGGTGCAATTATTATTCTCAGTTATTACGCTATTTTTGCCAAAATTGAAGAGGTAGGTCATTTCGAAATGCCAATGCTGGGTATAGTAAACAATATTTCACCAATATTAGGTACGATTATGGCGATTGTCCTGTTCGGGATGATTTTCAATACAGCAATCAGTATGTTTTTTGCTTTCGTTACCAGATTTGCCGAACAAGGAACAAAGAAATTTAATATTATTTTAGCGGCTGCACTGGTCGCTGGCTTTATACTAAGTTTTGTCGGCTTTACGGATTTAGTTTCTAAATTCTATTCATTGATTGGCTACATGGGGCTGGTATTGATTGTTGTTCTGATTATCACGCCATTTAGAATGAAACATATTCGTTTTGATGATAAGTAA
- a CDS encoding exodeoxyribonuclease III — protein sequence MKLATWNVNGIRACVRKGFLDFFHEIDADFFAIQETKLQAGQIELDLEGYYQYWNYAERKGYSGTAIFTKHKPLHVSYGFQDGEIEPEGRIITLEYPAFYLVNVYTPNSKRDLTRLEERLEWEDRMFQYLQELDAKKPVIYCGDLNVAHQEIDLRNDKTNHGNSGFTREEREKMTRILSNGFIDTLRFFYPDRDDIFTWWSYMKTIRERNIGWRIDYIIVSSTLEKYLESMEVHGDRLGSDHCPVSLEIDLSGQ from the coding sequence ATGAAATTAGCTACATGGAACGTTAATGGAATCAGAGCCTGTGTTCGAAAAGGGTTCTTGGATTTCTTTCATGAAATAGATGCAGATTTTTTCGCTATACAGGAAACCAAGCTGCAGGCAGGACAAATTGAATTGGATTTAGAAGGATATTATCAATATTGGAATTATGCGGAACGAAAAGGATATTCTGGAACAGCCATTTTCACAAAACATAAACCACTTCATGTTTCTTATGGCTTTCAAGATGGGGAAATAGAACCAGAGGGAAGAATCATTACATTGGAGTATCCGGCATTTTATCTCGTCAATGTCTATACACCCAATTCCAAGCGGGATTTAACTCGTTTAGAAGAGCGTCTGGAGTGGGAAGATAGAATGTTTCAATACTTACAAGAGCTTGATGCGAAAAAGCCGGTTATTTACTGTGGGGATTTAAACGTCGCTCATCAGGAAATTGACTTGCGAAATGACAAAACAAATCATGGCAACTCCGGATTTACCCGGGAAGAACGCGAAAAAATGACGCGGATACTGAGCAATGGCTTTATAGACACATTACGCTTTTTCTATCCGGATCGAGACGATATTTTTACATGGTGGTCCTACATGAAAACTATCCGTGAAAGAAATATCGGTTGGCGTATTGATTATATTATCGTTTCCAGCACCTTGGAAAAATACTTGGAAAGCATGGAAGTCCATGGAGATAGATTAGGCAGCGACCATTGTCCCGTAAGCCTGGAGATAGACTTGAGTGGACAATAA
- a CDS encoding GntR family transcriptional regulator — protein sequence MAIQFDKREAVYIQVIRYFKEQIAIGEMQSGQEIPSRRELAQRLKINPNTVQRAYKEMEEEGLIYTDGNKRSMITTEMNRIKAIRESLITEAVNQFVGRVTSLQIPKDQVFELIQSKLGDVGEEEEND from the coding sequence ATGGCTATCCAGTTTGATAAGCGTGAGGCCGTGTATATTCAGGTGATCAGGTATTTTAAAGAACAAATTGCCATTGGTGAAATGCAGTCCGGTCAAGAAATTCCTTCGCGCAGAGAATTAGCACAGCGATTAAAAATAAACCCGAATACCGTGCAGCGAGCTTATAAAGAAATGGAGGAAGAAGGCTTGATTTATACGGATGGAAATAAACGGAGTATGATTACAACAGAAATGAATCGTATTAAAGCTATTCGTGAAAGTTTAATCACAGAGGCAGTTAATCAGTTTGTAGGCCGTGTCACTTCTTTGCAAATTCCAAAGGATCAAGTTTTTGAGCTGATACAGTCAAAACTGGGTGATGTTGGTGAGGAGGAAGAGAATGATTAA